The following are encoded together in the Onychostoma macrolepis isolate SWU-2019 chromosome 03, ASM1243209v1, whole genome shotgun sequence genome:
- the LOC131537395 gene encoding uncharacterized protein LOC131537395, whose amino-acid sequence MIRDICVGTPGSAHDAAVFAASDLYRHTERHPQATTDVERVQVPLLVAGDPAYPLLPWLIKGYSGPNVSQEQAAFISHLNGSRVKVEHTFGRLKGRWRILAKRSDIHHSFMSTVVAACCVLHNICEMEKQRFVPPSEDSCNEGERQPRRLQCDERPPQAVLIRDTLMQYVSNLERQ is encoded by the exons atgATACGAGACATCTGCGTTGGCACTCCTGGAAGTGCCCATGATGCAGCTGTGTTTGCAGCCTCGGATCTGTACAG ACACACTGAGAGACACCCCCAGGCTACAACTGATGTGGAGAGAGTTCAGGTGCCTCTGCTAGTAGCAGGAGACCCAGCCTATCCACTATTGCCATGGCTCATCAAAGGTTATTCTGGACCCAATGTGTCACAAGAACAAGCAGCATTCATCTCTCACTTGAATGGATCAAGGGTTAAGGTGGAGCACACATTCGGACGGCTGAAAGGAAGATGGCGCATCCTGGCAAAACGATCTGATATTCACCACTCTTTCATGTCTACTGTTGTGGCAGCGTGTTGTGTACTCCACAACATCTGTGAGATGGAGAAGCAACGATTTGTACCACCTAGTGAAGACTCATGTAATGAAGGCGAGAGACAACCACGCCGCTTGCAATGCGATGAACGACCTCCACAAGCTGTGCTTATCAGGGACACTCTAATGCAATATGTATCAAACTTGGAAAGGCAGTAG